GTGCCGGAACGGTTCCCCTCCCTGCGCCATACCCGCAACCGCACCTCCGGCCCGGCTGCCTCTTCCAACGCGCGCTGTGCCTCCTCCGGCGTCCGTACCCGCCGGCCGTTGACCTGAAGCAGGACGTCGCCGGGTCGCAATCCGGCTTGTGCGGCCGGCGACCGGGCCGGCACGCGGAGGACCAGCACGCCCTGGATGTAATCCGGGATCTCGCGCTCGCGCCGCGTCTGAGGATCCAGCGGTGCCCATTCCAGGTCCTCCCACGGACCGGTCTCGGGCGGGGGCACGGATTCGGCGACGGCTTCTGAATCGGGCAGTTCGCCCAGCGTGAGTCGGACGGTACGGACCTGACCGTTGCGCCAGACCTTCAAGGTGGCCTCGGTTCCCGGCTGTGACTGCGAGGCCATCAACCTGAGATGACGGGCATCCCGGACGGTGCGGCCGTTGAATTCCAGCACCAGATCGCCCTCGCGCAGACCGGCCGCTTCGGCCGGCGTTCCCGGGGCCACGCCCCCCACCAGGGCGCCCGAGGTATCCGGCAGATCCAGCTCGCGGCTCAGCTCGGGCGTGAGTCGGCGCAGGTAAATGCCGAGGTACCCGCGTCGGATGCGTCCCTCGGTTAGCAGCCGTTCCATCACCAGCCGCGCCATGTTGATCGGCACGGCAAAACCGACGCCTACGCTGCCGCCGCCGCCCGACACGATCGCGGTGTTGATCCCCACCAACCGGCCCCGCACGTCCACCAGGGCGCCTCCGGAATTGCCGACGTTGATGGGTGCATCGGTCTGGATGAAGTCCTCGTAGTCGGTCAGGCCCAGTTCACCCCTTCCCACGGCGCTCACGATGCCCATCGTCACCGTCTGCCCCACGCCAAAGGGATTGCCCAACGCCAGGACCAGGTCGCCCACCTCCAGTTGATCGCTGTCGGCGATCACCATGGCAGGGAGGCCCCGCCCCGGGATCTTCAGCACCGCCACGTCCGTGTGCGGATCCGCCCCGATCACCTCGGCCTGGTACTCGGTCTTGCCATCCGCCAGGCGGACCCGGATCTCGTCGGCCTGTTCCACCACGTGAAAGTTGGTGAGGATGTATCCGTCTTCGGAAACGATCACGCCCGAACCCAACCCGCGCGCTTGAAACTCGCGCGGCAACCGTTCCCGCCGAAAACGGTCACCGAAAAACCGCCGAAACCAGGGGTCGTCCAGGAACGGATGGGCCCAGTCGGTTCCGCGCACGGTCCGGGTCGTGTAGATGGTGACCACGCTGGGCGCCGCCTTCTTGACCACCGGCGCCAGGCTGGTCCGTTCCTTCAGTTCCGGCGGTAACGGCTCCGTGTCGAGGGTCAGCCTGGGCAGGGGCCGTTGGGCCCAGGTCACCGTGATCGGCGCCCAAAGCCCCAGCCCCAGAACCATGGCTGGGATCAGCCATGAGCTGATCCCGCGGCGCCGCAGGTTCGTGTGCCCGTTTGATCGCCCTGCCACGTTTGGATTCATTGCGCGGTCCCGGGAATTCTACCCCGATTCGCTTCCGGTGCTTTGCCCGCCGGCGCTCCTGAGGCAAAAACCGGGCGGGCCGCACCTCTGCGGATTCCGACCCGAACGTAGCCCGGCTTGGCCAGGAACGCCAGCGGCGTGGCTCGGGGCCGACCCGGGGATGCGGAACCTGCCGGCCGGACCTGCCGGGCGCAGCTACTCTGGCTTTCCGGGTCAGGGCAACCGGAGCCGGTACCAGGCCGGCGCGGAGGTGATCGGGAGTTGGACGCGATGCCAGCCGCCGGTTGCCAACGGTGCCGGGCCCAGGCTTTCGGGGGCGCCCGAGTCTAAACCGGGGAGGCGCAGCAGTTCCCATTCCGGGGAGGGCGCGGGCCAGGCCAGCTCGATCCTCCCGGCCGAGATCAGATGGATCTGCAACCGGGGCGGCTGCAACAGCCGCGCGTAGAACCCGTCGCCGGGGCCACCGGCAAAGGCCGGTTGCAAGCTGCCACGGGTCCACAGGTTGGTGGAGGAGGTTCGGCCTCCGATCCACAGGTGTCCCGCCGGATCCACGGCGATCGCGTACCCGTAATCGTGGCCCGTGCCGCCGTAGTAAAAAGCGTACTCGAGTCGTTGTCCCGCCGGATCGAGCCCCGCCAGAAACGCGTCCCAACCGCCTCCACTCGTTGTCCGGCCCCCTTCGGGCACGTTGATGACGGGCGCATTCGTGGAAGCCACCACACCGATTGCATGAACGCGACCTTCTCCGTCCACGGCCAGATCCCAGGCCTCGTCGCGCGCCGTGCCGCCGAAGACCACCGAGTAAACCCACCCGGTCGAGCCCTGCGCGGGAATCTTGGTTACGAACCAGTCGCCCAACCCGCGATTGGTCCACACCGCGCCCGCGAGATTGGTCGTTGTGACGGGGAAATCGGAGGACTCCGTCGTGCCTGCCACGTAGGCGTTGCCGTTGGCGTCGGTCACGATGCGGGCGGCGGCATCGGTGAACCTGCCGCCCAGGAAGGTGGCGAATTCAAGCTCGTCCAGGGCGGAAAAACGGACGACGAATGCGTCCGGCAGGGTGTTCACGTTGGTGGCCCCGCCGGTCGGATCGTTGATGCGCGGCTGGATGGGTTGGACGGTGGGGAAATTGGTGGACTGCGTCACGCCCGCGATCCACACCCGGCCGAGAGGATCCACCGCCACGCCGGTGCCATGATCGGCGTTTGTGCCGCCGAGGTACGTGCTGAACAGCAGCTGGCTTCCGTCCGCCGAAAACCGGGCCACAAAGGCGTCGCGGCCCCCGGCCGGTTCACCCTGGACCGGCCGCGCCAGGGGCAGGTTGGTGGAATCCGTGAACCCGGTGATAACGGCCCGGCCGGAGCCATCCACCGCCAGGGCGATCCCTTCGTCAATACCGTCGCCGCCGAAGTACGTGCTGTACTCGAGGTCGTCCCCGGCGGGCGAGAGTTTGGCCACAAAGGCATCCAACGGTGGTGCCCCCAACGCAGGGTCCACAGGTCCTGCCATGACCGACCGGAACGCGTTGCGGGTGGGGAAATTGGTCGAGGCCGTGAAGCCGGTCAGATACACCGCCCCCGAGGCATCCACCTGCACCGCCATGGCTGCGTCGTGGGACACTCCGCCGAGATACGTCAGGTAGATCAGCCGGGTGCCATCGGCGCTGATCTTGGCCACGAAGGCGTCGCCACCCACGGCGGTACCTCCGGCGTAGTTGGTTTGGAATCCGCCCGCAGCCGTCCACCAGGTGGCCGATGTGGTTTCGCCGGCCAGGTAACCGTTGCCTTCGGCGTCCGTGGCCACCGCCCAAACGATCTCGTTGCCGGTCCCGCCCAAATAACCCGAATGCCGGAACACCGGGTCAATCAACAACGGCCGGTTATGGTCGTACGGGCCTACGCGAAACCGCACACGGGGTGTCGCGCCCGATTCCAATATGAACGCGCACGGGATCTCCACCCTTCCGGCCCCGGTTTCCTGAAACGCTCGTGGTCGGGCCAGCCGAAACTCGGTGCCATTCATTGTGATGACCAGGTCCCCGCTGCCGTCCAGTTGCACACCCTCGGCTCCCTCGATGACGAAGGCGATCGGGTCGACGCGCGCCCCGGGTGCCAGAAGGTAGTTCACCTCCAACAGCCGGTCCGAAGCCCAATGGACCACGTCCACGCCGGGCCAGACGCCCTCGAAACGAACCGCGCGATACAGCGGCACGTTGCGCCGCCATTGGCCGGGCTCGGAGCCCACCAGGTAATTCACCCGGGCCGGGAGCGGCT
The nucleotide sequence above comes from Limisphaera ngatamarikiensis. Encoded proteins:
- a CDS encoding Do family serine endopeptidase encodes the protein MAGRSNGHTNLRRRGISSWLIPAMVLGLGLWAPITVTWAQRPLPRLTLDTEPLPPELKERTSLAPVVKKAAPSVVTIYTTRTVRGTDWAHPFLDDPWFRRFFGDRFRRERLPREFQARGLGSGVIVSEDGYILTNFHVVEQADEIRVRLADGKTEYQAEVIGADPHTDVAVLKIPGRGLPAMVIADSDQLEVGDLVLALGNPFGVGQTVTMGIVSAVGRGELGLTDYEDFIQTDAPINVGNSGGALVDVRGRLVGINTAIVSGGGGSVGVGFAVPINMARLVMERLLTEGRIRRGYLGIYLRRLTPELSRELDLPDTSGALVGGVAPGTPAEAAGLREGDLVLEFNGRTVRDARHLRLMASQSQPGTEATLKVWRNGQVRTVRLTLGELPDSEAVAESVPPPETGPWEDLEWAPLDPQTRREREIPDYIQGVLVLRVPARSPAAQAGLRPGDVLLQVNGRRVRTPEEAQRALEEAAGPEVRLRVWRREGNRSGTQVLVVPTQPRTR
- a CDS encoding SBBP repeat-containing protein, which codes for MKGFAPPTVCGHPARRGPGRLIAAGGLVWLALGLCTATAPAAVSDPARSPANFALPLWFEPNVGQADPAYRFVTQTRGTVHWLDADRVVVWLAPSRPARSERLSRTEPPSLQPMADPVRGQSLRFRWLDADPRARAVPLQPLPARVNYLVGSEPGQWRRNVPLYRAVRFEGVWPGVDVVHWASDRLLEVNYLLAPGARVDPIAFVIEGAEGVQLDGSGDLVITMNGTEFRLARPRAFQETGAGRVEIPCAFILESGATPRVRFRVGPYDHNRPLLIDPVFRHSGYLGGTGNEIVWAVATDAEGNGYLAGETTSATWWTAAGGFQTNYAGGTAVGGDAFVAKISADGTRLIYLTYLGGVSHDAAMAVQVDASGAVYLTGFTASTNFPTRNAFRSVMAGPVDPALGAPPLDAFVAKLSPAGDDLEYSTYFGGDGIDEGIALAVDGSGRAVITGFTDSTNLPLARPVQGEPAGGRDAFVARFSADGSQLLFSTYLGGTNADHGTGVAVDPLGRVWIAGVTQSTNFPTVQPIQPRINDPTGGATNVNTLPDAFVVRFSALDELEFATFLGGRFTDAAARIVTDANGNAYVAGTTESSDFPVTTTNLAGAVWTNRGLGDWFVTKIPAQGSTGWVYSVVFGGTARDEAWDLAVDGEGRVHAIGVVASTNAPVINVPEGGRTTSGGGWDAFLAGLDPAGQRLEYAFYYGGTGHDYGYAIAVDPAGHLWIGGRTSSTNLWTRGSLQPAFAGGPGDGFYARLLQPPRLQIHLISAGRIELAWPAPSPEWELLRLPGLDSGAPESLGPAPLATGGWHRVQLPITSAPAWYRLRLP